The Notoacmeibacter ruber DNA segment CGGCTGTTCTTCGCTGGTCGAGCGAAACACGCGCGGCGTCGTCCTGTTCGATATTGGCGGCGGCTCCTCCGAGATCGCTCTGATCGACATTCCGGATGGCGATCCAAGGCGACTGTCGGAGAAGATCGTCTCCTGGACGTCTCTGCCGATCGGCGTGGTGACACTTGCGGAGCATTTTGGCGGTCGCGATGTCACGCCGGATATCTTCGAGGCGATGGTTCGCCATGTCTACGAGATGATCGGCCGGTTCGAAGGGCGCGAGCGTCTGGCTCACCTGCTCGAAAATCCTGCCTTCCACCTTCTCGGCACCTCCGGAACGGTCACGACGCTGGCCGGGGTCTTTCTTGATCTCGACCGTTATGACCGGCGCCGGGTCGACGGTATCTGGATGAGCAGCGAACAGGTTTCGGCAATGACGGAGCGCCTGCTTGGCTGGAGTTTCGACGAGCGCGTCGGCAATCCCTGCATCGGCGCGGACCGGGCCGACCTCGTCCTCGCCGGCTGCGCAATTCTCGAAGCGATCCGCAGAACCTGGCCCTCGGAGCGTCTTCGTGTCGCCGATCGCGGCTTGCGTGAGGGAATATTGATGGAATTGATGACGGGCGATAATGCCTGGCGGCGCGGACGCCGTAAGGGAGCGCAGCAATGAAGAGTCGTGGCAAGTCAAAAGGGCCGGCGCCGCGCGCGCTCAAGGTGAAGGTCAAGAAAAAGGGCGTGAAGAATTCATCGCGCCGCTGGATCGAACGCCAGCTCTCAGATCCTTACGTGCATAAGGCAAAGGCAGAGGGCTATCGATCTCGCGCGGCCTACAAGCTGATCGAGATGGATGAGCGCTACAATCTGCTCAAGCGCGGTCAGAAAATCATCGATCTTGGTGCCGCGCCGGGCGGTTGGTGTCAGGTCGCAGTCCAGAAGGTGGGCTCGACCTACGAGGCGCCGGCCGTGGTCGGGATCGACTATCTGCCGATGGACTCCATCCCGGGGACAACCATCCTGGAGATGGATTTTCTGGATGACGACGCGCCAGACCGTCTGATCGATGCGCTGGGCGGAGAGCCGGATATCGTGCTGTCCGACATGGCTGCGCCAACGACCGGCCACCGCAAGACGGACCACATCCGCACCATGCATTTGTGCGAGGTGGCGGCCGACTTCGCGCTCAAGGTTCTGAAACCCGGCGGGCATTTCCTGTCGAAGACGTTCCAGGGCGGAACGGAGGCGGATCTTCTGGGCATGCTGAAACGCAAC contains these protein-coding regions:
- a CDS encoding RlmE family RNA methyltransferase, encoding MKSRGKSKGPAPRALKVKVKKKGVKNSSRRWIERQLSDPYVHKAKAEGYRSRAAYKLIEMDERYNLLKRGQKIIDLGAAPGGWCQVAVQKVGSTYEAPAVVGIDYLPMDSIPGTTILEMDFLDDDAPDRLIDALGGEPDIVLSDMAAPTTGHRKTDHIRTMHLCEVAADFALKVLKPGGHFLSKTFQGGTEADLLGMLKRNFQSVHHVKPPASREESVELYLLAKGFKGRQENNAQDERD